The sequence GAAGCTGTGGGAAAGCTATATCTTTGAGCACGTCGAAATGTGAATCGTTAGAGACAATATAGGTAGCTCCACAGGCAAATGCACAATCTACAAACTTATTGTCGTCAGGATCTGCTGTTATTAATTCCCAGTGAAAGTAGGTGTTTACTTGTTCTGTATTGGGGCTTTTTATAATAAGGTCGATAACATTTTTAGCAATGCTGGCTGTTGTCTTTTGAGCGATGATTTCTTCGTATTCCTCTAGGATTTCATTTGTTACGCATAAAATATAGCGCCCCTCCTGAAATGCTTTCCAGGCGGGGTATGTTCTTCCTTGTCTTGAGAGTGA is a genomic window of Xylanibacter ruminicola 23 containing:
- a CDS encoding putative toxin-antitoxin system toxin component, PIN family; this translates as MQNKKIVLDTNCLLASLSRQGRTYPAWKAFQEGRYILCVTNEILEEYEEIIAQKTTASIAKNVIDLIIKSPNTEQVNTYFHWELITADPDDNKFVDCAFACGATYIVSNDSHFDVLKDIAFPQLLVKSLDDFLKSLQY